The window ACGATACCACAATCGGTCTGTCTGACCACCGATCATCATATAGCCGTCTTTGCAGGGGTTCCAGGCATACTGGTTAAGGTTGGGATCCCAGGAACCCGTTCGAGCTTTAATACTTTCGTTAAATCCATACCAGGAGATGTCAAAGTCAAGAATATCCATCAAGGCTTCCGCAGCGGTTACCTCAATGAACTGCCCTTTGCCGCTCTTTTCTTCTCGATAATAAAGAGCAGCAAGGATATTTACGGCAGCCTGTTCGCCAGCCACATAGTCGGCAAGCCATACGCCTGAACGAGTTGGGTCACCACCGGAGCCGCGAGGCATAAAGTCATCGGGATAACCTGTGTTGTGGATGAAGGAGCAAGCCGCTTGTCCAAATGGATCAAGCATCCACTGACCATGTTTTGAAACTCTATCTTTTTCGGGTCCCCACTGACCGAGTTCACCTATCCAGCAATAGATGAGGCGAGGATTGAGTTTGCTTAACTGACGATAGCCGATTCCACGTTCATCCATGTATCCAGGGGGATATTCCTCTATAATGATGTCAGCTCTGTTTGCCAATCCTTTGTAGAGTTTCTGTCCTTCAGGAGTGTCAAGATTGAGAGTAATAGAATATTTGTTTCTCATTTCATGGATGAACTCAAGTCCGCAAGGCTCCCCGGTTTTTTTGTCTTTCAGCATGTATTCTTCTCTTCCGAAGGGGGTGAGCTTTCTCATAGGATCCCCTTCTGGAGGCTCCACTTTGATCACTTCTGCTCCAAGCTCTGAAAGAAGAGATGCACAGAATTTATGCCCGATACGCCACAATCCCACTTCCAGCACTCTCACACCCTGAAGAGCCTCAGGTTTGTCAAAAGCCTTCTGGAACCATAGATTTTCTTCACACCAGGCGCCAAAATCCTCCGCCTTGCGCCTTGCATAGACTTTGGCTACCTCTTCCCTTGATGGAGGAGGTGTTGCCGGCCAAGGTCTTGGCTTCAGCGTGTCGGCTCTGCTTTTGATTTCAATCTCTTGCG of the Thermodesulforhabdaceae bacterium genome contains:
- a CDS encoding CoA transferase: MAREPQEIEIKSRADTLKPRPWPATPPPSREEVAKVYARRKAEDFGAWCEENLWFQKAFDKPEALQGVRVLEVGLWRIGHKFCASLLSELGAEVIKVEPPEGDPMRKLTPFGREEYMLKDKKTGEPCGLEFIHEMRNKYSITLNLDTPEGQKLYKGLANRADIIIEEYPPGYMDERGIGYRQLSKLNPRLIYCWIGELGQWGPEKDRVSKHGQWMLDPFGQAACSFIHNTGYPDDFMPRGSGGDPTRSGVWLADYVAGEQAAVNILAALYYREEKSGKGQFIEVTAAEALMDILDFDISWYGFNESIKARTGSWDPNLNQYAWNPCKDGYMMIGGQTDRLWYRIGMCIERDLPQFGRMIHEDPFLKEVAARNALQALIKTYTLTSMWLRDTNRVEAEEKLLEYEIAAGPLLYIDEVCEFPHFKYRPWVYTIEDEHYGTLLYATSTNAFQMRTPGRVKWLGRPLGYDNGEIYQKYLGVGQRMQEVLKEKGVL